The sequence GCTGGAGTGGCCATGGCGGCCGGAGTTGCAGCCTGGCTGCCCTTTGCCCGGGCCGCGGCCATCGGGTGGATGCCGGTGGCCAACTGCCCCATGCCCCTGGCCCCGGCCGACAAGAACAAGCGGCAGGATGAACTGATCGTCCTCAACGTGAGCGGGCGGAGGTTCCAGACCTGGAGGACCACGCTGGAGCGCTACCCGGACACGCTGCTGGGCAGCACGGAGAAGGAGTTCTTCTTCAACGAGGACACCAAGGAGTACTTCTTCGACCGCGACCCGGAGGTGTTCCGCTGCGTGCTCAACTTCTACCGCACCGGCAAGCTGCACTACCCGCGCTACGAGTGCATCTCCGCCTACGACGACGAGCTGGCCTTCTACGGCATCCTCCCCGAGATCATCGGCGACTGCTGTTACGAGGAGTACAAAGACCGCAAGAGGGAGAACGCCGAGCGGCTCATGGACGACAACGACTCGGAGAACAACCAGGAGTCCATGCCCTCGCTCAGCTTCCGCCAGACCATGTGGCGGGCCTTCGAGAACCCGCACACCAGCACCCTGGCCCTGGTCTTCTACTACGTGACTGGCTTCTTCATTGCCGTCTCGGTCATCACCAACGTGGTGGAGACGGTGCCGTGCGGCACGGTCCCGGGCAGCAAGGAGCTGCCGTGCGGGGAGCGCTACTCGGTGGCCTTCTTCTGCCTGGACACCGCCTGCGTCATGATCTTCACGGTGGAGTACCTGCTCCGGCTCTTCGCCGCGCCCAGCCGCTACCGCTTCATCCGCAGCGTGATGAGCATCATCGACGTGGTGGCCATCATGCCCTACTACATCGGCCTGGTCATGACTGACAACGAGGACGTGTCCGGGGCCTTTGTCACGCTCCGCGTCTTCCGCGTCTTCCGGATTTTCAAGTTCTCCCGCCACTCCCAGGGCTTGCGGATCCTGGGCTACACACTGAAGAGCTGTGCCTCTGAACTCGGCTTTCTGCTCTTCTCCCTCACCATGGCCATCATCATCTTTGCCACTGTGATGTTTTATGCCGAGAAGGGCTCCTCGGCCAGCAAGTTCACGAGCATCCCTGCTTCTTTTTGGTACACCATTGTCACCATGACCACACTGGGGTAAGTCAGCCCTCGTGGTCAAGACGAGGGCAGAGGCTGGATGGCCCAGGGAGCGTTGGGTGTTGTCAGGATtggggacaggaggaaggggGCCTGTCACCGGGTTGTGGGAACAGGGGAAGTTGCAGCATCTGAAGGGGAAAGCGCCCCTGAGTGTGTGTTTGGGCGTGATAGCTTGCTCAGAATTGAGTTTTGTTTTGGAGGTGGGGCATGTATTTTATACAACTTGGAAAAATTAAGTCACCACTTCTTTTTTCAGCcttgcattgtgtgtgtgtatgatgccTCAGGGTGGGGTGATAGCTGCATTCTTATATGTGTCTGTGCATATAAGGGCTGCCACCAGGAGAAAGACAGGACAGTGGATGGGGAAGAAAGGGATTGAGGGGAAGTTCCTTGAATGTTGGAAGGAGGGTTCAGATTTCCATTAAGAGAAGACACCAACAGCACGATTTTTGGATCcttctacctttctttctttctttctttctttttttttttttttatttttttgtgagacagggtctcactctgttacctgggctagagtgccatggcgtcagcctagctcacagcaacctccaactcctgggctcaagcgatcctcctgtctcagcctc is a genomic window of Eulemur rufifrons isolate Redbay chromosome 8, OSU_ERuf_1, whole genome shotgun sequence containing:
- the KCND3 gene encoding A-type voltage-gated potassium channel KCND3 isoform X1; amino-acid sequence: MAAGVAAWLPFARAAAIGWMPVANCPMPLAPADKNKRQDELIVLNVSGRRFQTWRTTLERYPDTLLGSTEKEFFFNEDTKEYFFDRDPEVFRCVLNFYRTGKLHYPRYECISAYDDELAFYGILPEIIGDCCYEEYKDRKRENAERLMDDNDSENNQESMPSLSFRQTMWRAFENPHTSTLALVFYYVTGFFIAVSVITNVVETVPCGTVPGSKELPCGERYSVAFFCLDTACVMIFTVEYLLRLFAAPSRYRFIRSVMSIIDVVAIMPYYIGLVMTDNEDVSGAFVTLRVFRVFRIFKFSRHSQGLRILGYTLKSCASELGFLLFSLTMAIIIFATVMFYAEKGSSASKFTSIPASFWYTIVTMTTLGYGDMVPKTIAGKIFGSICSLSGVLVIALPVPVIVSNFSRIYHQNQRADKRRAQKKARLARIRVAKTGSSNAYLHSKRNGLLNEALELTGTPEEEHVGKTTSLIESQHHHLLHCLEKTTGLSYLVDDPLLSVRTSTIKNHEFIDEQMFEQNCMESSMQNYPSTRSPSLSSHPGLTTTCCSRRSKKTTHLPSSNLPATRLRSMQELSTLHIQGSEQPSLTTSRSSLNLKADDGLRPNCKTSQITTAIISIPTPPALTPEGESRPPPASPGPNTNIPSIASNVVKVSAL
- the KCND3 gene encoding A-type voltage-gated potassium channel KCND3 isoform X2 codes for the protein MAAGVAAWLPFARAAAIGWMPVANCPMPLAPADKNKRQDELIVLNVSGRRFQTWRTTLERYPDTLLGSTEKEFFFNEDTKEYFFDRDPEVFRCVLNFYRTGKLHYPRYECISAYDDELAFYGILPEIIGDCCYEEYKDRKRENAERLMDDNDSENNQESMPSLSFRQTMWRAFENPHTSTLALVFYYVTGFFIAVSVITNVVETVPCGTVPGSKELPCGERYSVAFFCLDTACVMIFTVEYLLRLFAAPSRYRFIRSVMSIIDVVAIMPYYIGLVMTDNEDVSGAFVTLRVFRVFRIFKFSRHSQGLRILGYTLKSCASELGFLLFSLTMAIIIFATVMFYAEKGSSASKFTSIPASFWYTIVTMTTLGYGDMVPKTIAGKIFGSICSLSGVLVIALPVPVIVSNFSRIYHQNQRADKRRAQKKARLARIRVAKTGSSNAYLHSKRNGLLNEALELTGTPEEEHVGKTTSLIESQHHHLLHCLEKTTNHEFIDEQMFEQNCMESSMQNYPSTRSPSLSSHPGLTTTCCSRRSKKTTHLPSSNLPATRLRSMQELSTLHIQGSEQPSLTTSRSSLNLKADDGLRPNCKTSQITTAIISIPTPPALTPEGESRPPPASPGPNTNIPSIASNVVKVSAL